In a genomic window of Magnolia sinica isolate HGM2019 chromosome 14, MsV1, whole genome shotgun sequence:
- the LOC131224992 gene encoding putative ubiquitin-like-specific protease 1B, whose product MAYTIGRQRDKPYARAIWCYERIYAPINHDNSHWFFLVIYPREREIVIVDSLYTYLTPKFKHKMKNMTDALPVLFHATGDITALEGKKWTVRFDESAPKRDNGYDCGIFVMKFIDILCSGLTLERIDMQKFTSDWRKSIAYDCLFVVRR is encoded by the exons ATGGCCTACACAATTGGCAGGCAGCGAGATAAACCATATGCCAGagcgatttggtgttatgaacgg ATTTATGCGCCAATAAATCATGACAATTCACATTGGTTTTTTCTTGTCATCTATCCTAGAGAAAGAGAAATTGTTATTGTGGATAGCTTATACACATATCTAACACCGAAGTTCAAGCATAAGATGAAGAATATGACCGATGCACTCCCcgttctcttccatgccactggagacattactgcgcttgaagggaagaagtggaccgtCAGATTCGATGAATCCGCGCCAAAGCgggacaatggttatgactgcggcatattcgtaatgaaattcattgacattttgtgtagcggtctcaccttggagagaatagacatgcaaaaattcacctccgattggaggaagtcgatagcatatgattgcttgttTGTAGTCAGGAGGTGA